A stretch of DNA from Cottoperca gobio chromosome 18, fCotGob3.1, whole genome shotgun sequence:
CCCAACAAACGGCGCTTCCGTCGACGGTTCTTCCCCCGCAGCCCAAACCCTGAAGACGAGAGCAAACCAGTTGATGGCCAATCCTCTGCTGTTGAGGGCGAGGGATCAGGAGAGAATGATGGAGGGAGACCTCAGCAGCGCCGGCGGAGGCCCCGCAGACCACGGCAGGAGGCACAAGATGTAAGCAGAAGTTAAATGGGGGTCAAGCAGCCTTTGTATTAAAGAATGTAACTCTGACATGGTAattgacatttttaatattgGGGGGGAACCTTTATGAATTAGAAGCTTGgaaaagcttttttaaataatgtaagACGCTCTTGAAAGTAATAGGATGAAGTTTAAATTGGTTTGGAACTTTTCTGCGTCAGGCTAGTCTGATGTTTTGGCTTCTTGATCTGTCAGGGTGAGACCGGAGAGCAAAAGAACGGCGTGGCAGAGGGAGACGAAACACAGCGACCACCACAGCGCAGATTCTGGCGCCCATACCGCAGGTGACctgacacgtgtgtgtgtgtgtgtgtgtgtgtgtgtgtgtgtgtgtgtgtgtgtgcgcttctGAACTCCAGATCTGCAAAGctgattgatttttatttattttgtgtgctCTTTCACAGACCGTTCCGTCCTCGCCCACCTGCTGATCAGGCTCCAGACGGCCAGCAGGCTGCTCCAGAAGAGAGCCAGGAGCAAGGAGAAGTGAAGCAGACGGAGGCCTCTGAGGGCCCCCAGACCAACGGAGAAGCAGCCGAGGACCCGAAACAACGGCGCCAGACGAGACGCCGCAGGCAAAGGAACTCTGAGTCCTCTACATCAAAAGTGAGTGTCAAAATTGTTTATGGTCGGTAAACTGCATCAGATGAGCTTCTGGGGCCATTTCACAAATACAGCTGAAGACTCCTCGTGCAGCGTCTCGATATGGAACTAATGACAATTTGCTTTTGATATTTCTTTGGAGATTACATAAAAGTGTGTTCTCCAACTCAAGTCAAACAAAGCTGCCCTGAAACCAGATGTGATGTCATCTGCAAGAGCAGAGTAGCTGACTCTCGTTTTACAAATTGGGCTCATAGGGCACCACGAAAATCAATGATACACTTGTTTTTATACGTGAAGCTTCGATGGTGTGCATGTGGTCTAAGATGCATACCATGATCTTCAGCGTCACTGGTTCAATTCTATTTTAGATCATCATTTtcctgacagtgtgtgtgtgtgtgcttaattaacactttttttactttcacaCATTGCAGAATGATACAGAGAAGTCTGCATCAGAGCCAGGTACCCCCCCTCAGACCTCTAAACCAGCTGACCTTAAAGCCACATCAAAATCATCAAAGTCCTCCCCCAAAACCTCTCCTAAAATGCCAAAATCATCTGAGGTAAGGTGCTTGAACTGCCTTTTTATTTGAACTCATTCCCTTATCTGTGTGATCACCAGTGTTTATTGTGTCAACACATATCTAAACTTTCTCCTTCCcccacagcaggcagctgccGCAACAGTCCCGGCACCAGCACCACAGTCCCGGCACCAGCACCAACAGTCCCGGCACCAGCACCAACAGTCCCGGCACCAGCACCAACAGTCCCGGCACCAGCACCAACAGTCCCGGCACCAACAGAATGATGCTAGTGAGAGGACAGTCTTATGACCCCTTGGTAAGAGGTGGGTCAGGCAGGGTGGGAGACATGAGGGTGCAGGATTGCACTTATTGTGCTACAGGTGGTGCGAGGTACTTATGCACAGTCAGTGTttttacctacagtagatggcaatcggtacgcccccagtttggagaaacggACGAGAATAACGGCACAGGagtaaagcaatgtactgctgggGACAGGGACCagctgcaaaacacattttagccaCCAAAACATCAGTAAGTGaatgctatatttagaatattttcagcGCTTTACCTTTTCAGACGAGGATCTGAAGCGATTCTCTAtactctcttcaaagccactagactccattgacaaaaacggtcattttacctcgcagaacacaggagttgctgaGCTACCACTGCTTtgatcggttagtttgtttgtgttgtgttttttttttatgaacaaacgcacacagcagtacattgtttTGCTCACGTGCCAGTATACCTGactgtttctccaaactagGGGCTGCCAACCACCATCTACTGCAGGTAATGCACCTCATGCAACCCcatttcaaaacatccaaactatccctcaATAGGCTGCTTATGTTATGTTTGGACTGAGACTCTAGTTTAGTGAGAGCTTGAACTCTGGAGTTcaggttttgtgttttatgtccTAGACAAGTCATGTTTTTGTCCCTCTGGGTTTTTATTCtcgtttgtttttgtcttttgtttctgtaGGTCCTAGGGTTGGAGGACTGAACCTATTTCAGAACGCATGCGCTGCTCGCCCCTCCCTGCACTCTCCCTAACCTCCAACCCACTCAGTTTCGCTGTCATCCCTCAGACCCCCACCCCTTTCATGTAGTCTTGTGTTGGCCTGTCTACACTGACATTTGAACAGGGATGAGGTAGGGAAATAAAGGATACAAGTGGGTGGTGGGTGCATATTTAGACATTGAAAGTACATCTTTAAAAGACAAATTGGAAATAATAGACGACCTGCTTGGTGGCCCAGTTATTCCAACCCCCctttaaaaaaacttttctttaaTTGCCTAGATGGGACGCGTCATGTAATTTATACAGGAACCAGCCttgatttttatttaacttttcttATTAAATTTGGTTGAAGAGGGGAAAAACCAAGCACGTGTGAGGTTGGTGGTGCATTATGGGAGGCAGTTTAGTTCTCTTCTCAGATTACCACCTCAAGCGATTCTTAAAACGTACTACTCCCGTCATCTCCTCAGGTGAGGATGGATTgatgaaaataaacttttttgttttactatttatGTGTGCTTTTCTTTGGAGGGGATTATGTGCAATGTCGATAGTTAAATCTCTTAATAAATCATGTTTGCAAATCTCAGGATGCGGTGCATTTCTTCATGACTTAAACACAACATTACTTCACAGGTGTTTTCAGTAACATTATTTACAGTAGTTGCATCCTTTAGACAACAATCATAATTCATACAAATTACAGGTCCTCTCTGAACAACCTCAATACAAATCTTCAGAAGGTAGTGATACACACcaatttttaaataataatgatcatcTACAAGAAGATCTACACTTTACAGGCAGCCCTTTTGATTGCACATGTTGCTCTAGTTTATCAGGCTTCTGTTTACTAAACCAAACACCTACTGGAGTGCATAAAGAATTTGAAACCTTTAGAACCTTAATATCATCAACCAAATGACACACTATATGTACACATAGATAGTTTCTTTAAAGTAGCATTTCTGCAGGTTGTGCAATGAGTTTCTCAAGATCAGAAATATACCTTGTGACGTTCAGGCGCTCCTCTGAAAGATTGAAGAGTGGGTAAAGTAGTGGGACAAAACCACGCCTGCAGTTACCTCTTATCGACATGGGTGCCACCAAAGGGAACAATAACAGATTgagattgtaactttaaaggACATATATGCTCATTTACCGGTTCATACCCGTTTTgagtttctactagaacatgtttacttgctttaatgttcaaaaacaaaTTTTTTCCTCGTACAGTCtttctgaatatacctgtattcaccctctgtctgaaatgctCCACTTTAGCGGCTGTTGCGttggtggagatactcagatgggggggtggtatattctaatgagcctacATGTGACGTAGGAAGAGGAGCCACATGGATTGTTggatcccatgttttctgacctaGGCTGAAAAATACGTCCCTTTTTTAAATCTAGCTTAAAACCAATTCGACTCATTAAAACGATTTACACATCAAGAATGTTCCCAGCTTTGGTAGAAAATATGCAAGCATACTTGGCTTTATGGCTGTATATCCTAGGTTGTTAGTTTCTTTTGTGGGGGGTTTACCTCCAAACTAATTACTTTTTGGATGTCTTTGTAGATAAAGTGCAGGAATACCAAAGTCTCTCTACCTCCGTCTGTCAATACTGCTACCGAGTGCATCACCATGGAATACAATCCTACCACATGGGCAGTCAACGCCTCAACAGTCCAGACACTTTGATCTGTGCATCTTATTCCTTGACACTACAGTAGTCTCCTCTTAATCCACAGGTTTTTAGTCTTTGTCGAAGCTCAATTCGTAACCTTGTATTGCAGTGGTACCAGCAAAGGACACTTTGTCACACACCTTAACACTGCTTTGGCACCACACTCTATAAGAATACAACAATTTACCTTAATATACAGgtcagaaaataaaagtttggaGTTAGGCCCACATACACAGTGCATCCCAAGCTAAAAGAAAATAGTCCCATCTCTCTTCAGACGGGGACTCTTCAGTTCATGCTTTCCTCCCCCAAATAGTCCAGTTCAGTGGGCTTGTCCAGATCCATGTCCGTATCCATATCCATCATTCCTCCTGCAGAGTGTTGATGGAAGTTTCCTGCAATCTGATCGAAGGTTTTGCCCCGCGTCTCTGGCACGAGGAAGAATgtgaagatgaggaagaagaggaggagtgcTGCGAAGATCAGGAAGACGTATGGCCCACACAGGTCCTGGAAGAAACGATGGGAATAAATCCAGATTAAAAGATCTGAGAACGAGTAGGCCGTTGACATTGCATAGGACGTCCCTAAAATCTCTTCAAGGTAAGAAATACTCACAGCAACATATTGGAAGCCCATGCCGATGATGAAGTTAGCGGTCCAGTTGGAGAAGCCGGCCACAGCCATGGCAGCCGGCCTTGGACCCTGAGAGAACAGCTCAGCTACAAAGAACCAGGGGATGGGACCTGGACCGATCTCAAAGAAGGCGACGAAGCCAAAGATTGACAGCATGCTGATGTAGCTCATCCATGGAACACTGTCCTATCAGGTGGGAGCAAAAGGGGTTCAGAGGTTTGTAGAGACAACATCCATAACAGTATAGGATGCTTGCTTCTTTACAGAGACTGACCAACAAAGCAAGAGCCGTGGTCATGATGACGGCACAGATGGACATCCCACCCAGTCCCAGCATGTGGAGTGTCCGTCGACCCGTCCTCTCTATCAGGAAGAGCTGTACATAAGAAAATGTGGTAGAGGTTGTTATTGTCAGTAGACAGTTGGAGGTAAAACTAGCATATTCTACTTGTAGTTGCTAAAGTTAGCTATTCACCTAGTTTGAACTGAAATGTgtgtaacaaaaacaagattCTACCGTCGTGCCAGCAGCTTTGTTTGGTTGAACTGGTGCTTTGAGCcaaatgctaacatcaacatgctaacaatgcGAATGCTAAAATGCTGATATTTAAGAGGTTTAGTGTTTACCATGATCGGATGCTAACATTTGTCACCAACTAGAGCTGAAGATGATAAGAACGTCCTTAGCTTCACAGGCATTTGGTGTTAAACCAAAGTTGTTACACTTCATCTTGAGGAGATATGAATGAAATTCCATGGCAATCTATCCGAAAGTTGGACCAAAGAGTGCTGCTAGCATCGCTAATAATCCTGCTTCTTGACCCATTTAATGACATTGAAACATCTTGACCTGCTAAACCAAATTTGACCTATTTGGATGCAGGCATGTTTGCCAGGCGGGCCAAATAAAAACCTGCAGCGTTATCTTATTTGCTCTTAGATAACAACGTTAATCAGTAATAGACACACTTTTGTACAGAGCAGGACTGTAATATTAATCATACTAACTTCACAATAgattcaacatttaaaatgaagataTTTTCAGACATCTAAAAGCAAAGATGAAGGCATGCTACTGACCGAGACCACAGTGAAGGCACAGTTCACCACGCCTGCTCCTATGGTGGCATAGACTGGACTCTGGACTCCTGCCTTCATGAAGATGCTGGTAGAGTAGTAGAAGATCTGACCAGAGGGGGAAACAGATTAAAATGATGCCAATATTACACTCAACTAATTCACTACCCTATTTGGGGACTCTATGCAAGGTGTATTGATGTCACTGATGCGACCCAAATGTGAAGAATAATATGATTTTGCTGTGaagtttaattaaataagaCTCACTGCGTTGATCCCAGACAGCTGCTGGGAGAGCTGCAGCATGATGGAGATGATAATGGGCTGGCGGTAGAGCGGAGAGCGAAAGAGTTCCAGGATGGACACCTTCCTCTCCATttccatcttcctcttctcctccttcatctcaGTCAGCATGCTGCCCACTTCCTGCCTGCCCGTCAACCTCCTCAGGCCTGCacaaaggaataaataaatctgaatattcttatgaaaacatgtttgagtTTAGGATCTATAGACGCCTGTTCTCGTACATTCAGCCCCATGAATGTTATATAATGTCTGGTGTATTCCAGCCCCGCTCACCTCTCTTGGCTTGGTGCTCCTGGCAGCGGACGATGTAGAGGAAGCGGGGGCTCTCGGGGCAGAAAGGCAGAAGTGCCATCTGAAGTACAGCCGGCACAATGGCTAAACCCAACAATACTGGCCACAAGTCCTCAACACCCAGTAACGACTCCAGACCCAGGACCTGCACAGGGAAAGGGAGCAAGTGTGAGATTAAAAAACCATTAAACCCAGAGATGTTGAtctaacattattatattaagtaTTATAATGTCTGCAACattcaatatgtgtgtgttgtcatacCTGTGCTATGAGAATACCAGTGACTATGGCCAGTTGGTGCAGTGTACCCAGTGCCCCTCGCAGACTTGTAGGAGCTATCTCACCCACATACATCGGGGTCAAGCCTGATGCCAaccctgcagagagacaaagtTGGATGAGCAAATGTCCCGTTCTATATTAAATACCTAAATTAGACAAATGAGAATAGAGAGAACAGAACAATGGACCGCTCACCGCAGTAGATACCGATTATAAAGCGGCCGAGGATCAGCATTTCGAAGGAGTGGCAGAGCTTGGACAACCCCATCAGACTTCCACCAATGAAGGCAAACATGTTGTTTATGAGCATGCCTTTCCTCCTgtagagaaaacaaacacagacgagcatctttgtagttatttaccAGAACACTAAAATCCCACTCTTTAGTCTTGAGTAGATTTGTCTATAGTTGTTCATTATACAGATGCGTTATGATGGTACTACATGAAGTAGACAGAGCCCCCTTTTAGCCTCCAGAGAGCAGTGTCGTATTAAAATATGAAGTGCTTTAGTTAGTTGCTTAATCCTTGCCCGAAATGAAAAGTTATTGTTAAAACCAGCTTCACCCTTTAacattattccattttataaataaatagtttttagaACATGATCATCACAAGTCATGTCAAAGTTTCCCACAAATCAAGATATtttttgaataataatttgGGTTTGACTAATATCTGGAAAAAATGTTCTacaaatgtgtgaaataaagtCCAAATAATATAgctataatatataactaaaCAACAAGAAGAACTGTTTAAAGAAACTCTTATTTGTGCACTGGAGACTTGACTTGCATCTAAGTCACTTTGAGCACAGAGGTCACAACAGTCTGTCTTTGCCAGCTCCACCAGTGTCAAGAAGAAGACCTTGTCCTGAGTGCACCCACGATGAACGCTGCCACCCTCCCAACCCCTCCTGACCCAGTGCTGCCAGCTCTGTTTAGATCCCCTTTCAGTCAGTGCAAAATGTGGGCTGCAGTCCAGCTCGCATCCCAGCTCAGGTTACAGAGGGAACATCCTGGTCAGAGTCTCCCCTCAGTGACCAGAGACTAGACGTTGGGATCCATTTTGGATCCATGCAGAGGTGAAAAGGAGACGCCATTGTATCATGACCACTGAAACATTGTTCCAGTTTAACTGATGATTAAGATAGTATGGACTCTGGTACTTTGGTTAAAACTATAAGCTGTGTATCTTGTGAAATATTCTTTTCATTAAGATTATTTTAGGTGTGAAACACTACACCAACCTTTCTGTTTGCTTTGTTCTTTGCACAAGTGAAGAAAATAGtttatatgcatttaaaatgtatcgTGTCTACCTGCCCAGCCACTCGGAGACGAAGCCCACGCAGGACGAGGACAGCATGCCACCGATGGAGAAGATGGCCACGGACAGGGACCAGAGGGAGGTGAGGGTCCCGATGGGGATGGGCTCTCCATACCGTTGCAGCCATGTAGCGTTATAGTCCTGCTCAATGATCTGCACAGAGGTGACAGGAAACCAGGAGATCAGCTATATTGTAATGGCAActgtcacacgcacacataaagacacagcAGCTCAGTTTCTATTCTGGTTTTAGTGCCTCTGTGGAACTACATCAGCTGAGTGGCGTTTTTAGGGTCAAGATAGGCCAGATTCATCAGCAGCCGAGTCAGAGACGACTCACCTGACGTGGCTTGAGTTCTCTGCATCCATTCAgctctctgactgactgaatgtGCTTCTAATTTCTAACATCAGTGTATACCGTTAGGTGTCATGTGGCCTATTAAGATGTGGAATTAAGTGGACGTATTTATCGACTTGAACCATGCCTGATAAAAGAGCAACATGCGTGTCTGCGAAGtcataaattacacatttctcacatGCAGTACCCAAGCATGCCTTCATACTGGAACATCAGATGTGGCTGCAATATGAGCAGCCAGAGCAAGTCAGGTTTGCACAAATCATGTgcctctatctatatatatatatatatatatatatatatatatacatatatatatacatacagtgttTGTATGCATAGACTCCATGCATGCAGCACCATGTTGCCCCTTTAAGCAGACAGAATGATCCTCTCTTTCCCAGTCACACCAGCGGCAGTAACGTTTTGGCATTGCTGTGTTTTCATAAACACAACTAAGATGCTCCACAAACTACCCCCATGCTCTCCCCTATTTCATATAAAGTTTTCCTCCGACTCCCTTGCATTCATCTTACCGCATCATGTGCGAAGGATTGTTTCCCTTTTCCAAGTTTGTTTTCTAaacatgcattataaaaaaaaccaGGAAAATATGAGAAAAACAGCTTCGTTGACGTCTGGCTAAATGTCACTGCCGCCCGCATTGTCCATCAGCACTTCTTTTAACACGCCTCCATTCTTTAATGCAGATTAGCACCAGTTTGGCATTTTCATGGGATTTTATTGGCTAGTTTTGATCGTCGTCCGAGTAAACGCTGCTTCATTTTTACCTTCTGAGGTGCATTGATGACGCCGATATTGTATCCAAACTCCAGAGATCCCAGGACAGCAGTGAAGACTGAGAGAACAAAGGTTCCAGTCAATGTctggagcacaaacacacacaaagaaacagatAGAGGTAAAACAAAACGCATTCTCAGAACGGTGAGTGTAACGATAATAACGACGAACAATAAGAAAGCTTTGGTAGATAACTGTACTGTAGCTCTACTCTCTCCAACATTAACTATATTTAACTGTGATCCTGATGAGAGACTTCCCATCAGGCTTCAAGCACCTGTCTCCACGAGGTGACGGACGAGACAACCTTGGGGAGATGAGGTTTTCCCCTCCGACAAATTGTGCTTAAGTCTCAAAAAGCCATTTAATTAACTGGCAGGTTAGTTACCAAGCAGCTCAAGGCTACAGATGTAACTGTATAATAGGAAGACATGTTCATTTTAATGgtgttttcatttgcttttgAAAGGGATCATGACACACCCTTCATAGCTTACTGtaaagttgacattttagtGATGTGGGCCCTGCTGACGACAACAATATGATGTGACTCTGAACTAAATTTGGGCAAAACTGATCTGGATAAGTGCTGTTTAGTGTTGATGAACCAAAACAAAGgttgtgcgtgcatgtgcatgtgtcctTGCAAcagaaaaaggcaaaacatCATGAGCAGCCAGCTATGCTCTATTGCACTTCATGTTCAActgcatttcattaaaaaaggaCACGGTTGAATGCTCAGTAATTCATTTACTTTTCACTTATCATGAATA
This window harbors:
- the LOC115023592 gene encoding Y-box-binding protein 2-A-like isoform X1, which gives rise to MIDTEPQSAPTSAPVEEQPQPERKVIATLVQGTVKWFNVRNGYGFINRNDTKEDVFVHQTAIKKNNPKKFLRSVGDGEIVEFDVIEATKGSEAANVTGPGGLPVRGSRYAPNKRRFRRRFFPRSPNPEDESKPVDGQSSAVEGEGSGENDGGRPQQRRRRPRRPRQEAQDGETGEQKNGVAEGDETQRPPQRRFWRPYRRPFRPRPPADQAPDGQQAAPEESQEQGEVKQTEASEGPQTNGEAAEDPKQRRQTRRRRQRNSESSTSKNDTEKSASEPGTPPQTSKPADLKATSKSSKSSPKTSPKMPKSSEQAAAATVPAPAPQSRHQHQQSRHQHQQSRHQHQQSRHQHQQSRHQQNDASERTVL
- the LOC115023592 gene encoding Y-box-binding protein 2-A-like isoform X2 produces the protein MIDTEPQSAPTSAPVEEQPQPERKVIATLVQGTVKWFNVRNGYGFINRNDTKEDVFVHQTAIKKNNPKKFLRSVGDGEIVEFDVIEATKGSEAANVTGPGGLPVRGSRYAPNKRRFRRRFFPRSPNPEDESKPVDGQSSAVEGEGSGENDGGRPQQRRRRPRRPRQEAQDGETGEQKNGVAEGDETQRPPQRRFWRPYRRPFRPRPPADQAPDGQQAAPEESQEQGEVKQTEASEGPQTNGEAAEDPKQRRQTRRRRQRNSESSTSKNDTEKSASEPGTPPQTSKPADLKATSKSSKSSPKTSPKMPKSSEAAAATVPAPAPQSRHQHQQSRHQHQQSRHQHQQSRHQHQQSRHQQNDASERTVL
- the LOC115023591 gene encoding solute carrier family 2, facilitated glucose transporter member 1-like, which codes for MPDGFQQLGGETLTGTFVLSVFTAVLGSLEFGYNIGVINAPQKIIEQDYNATWLQRYGEPIPIGTLTSLWSLSVAIFSIGGMLSSSCVGFVSEWLGRRKGMLINNMFAFIGGSLMGLSKLCHSFEMLILGRFIIGIYCGLASGLTPMYVGEIAPTSLRGALGTLHQLAIVTGILIAQVLGLESLLGVEDLWPVLLGLAIVPAVLQMALLPFCPESPRFLYIVRCQEHQAKRGLRRLTGRQEVGSMLTEMKEEKRKMEMERKVSILELFRSPLYRQPIIISIMLQLSQQLSGINAIFYYSTSIFMKAGVQSPVYATIGAGVVNCAFTVVSLFLIERTGRRTLHMLGLGGMSICAVIMTTALALLDSVPWMSYISMLSIFGFVAFFEIGPGPIPWFFVAELFSQGPRPAAMAVAGFSNWTANFIIGMGFQYVADLCGPYVFLIFAALLLFFLIFTFFLVPETRGKTFDQIAGNFHQHSAGGMMDMDTDMDLDKPTELDYLGEESMN